GGCCGCCAGGTCGGCGTAGAAGCGCAGGTTGTCGCGCTCACCGCCGTACCGCACGGAGCCGGCGACGACCGCCGGCGTCACCGTCGTCGACAGCACCGACGCGACCGCGGTGCGCAGCGCGAGATCGGAGAGCGCGGCCGCTTCGACGACCAGTCGCTGACGGGGCGACAACGCCGAGCGCGGCGGCAGTCCCTCGGCACCGGCCGGTACGTCGGCGCCGGGAACATCCGGAACCGGAATCGGGGGATCGACTTGGTTCGCGTCGGGCGTCACAAACGCGATGCTAGCCTCCACTCGGTCGGCGCCGGGGCGTCGTGCGGTAATACGGTTTGTCTATCGGCCGGCGCGTGATGGTGTGGATCAGGAGGACCGACATGTGGAATCCCGATGTCTACCTGGCCTTTGCCGACCACCGCAGCCGGCCCTTCTACGACCTGCTGTCGCGGGTGGGCGCCAAGGGAGCGCGCCGGGTGGTCGATCTCGGTTGCGGGCCGGGCCACCTGACCAAGTACCTGGCCCGGCGCTGGCCGGACGCGGTGATCGAGGCGATGGACAGCTCGCCGGAGATGGTCGCCGCCGCCAGGGAACGCGGAATCGACGCCGTCACCGGCGACCTGCGGGACTGGAAGCCCAAGCCCGACACCGACGTGGTGGTCAGCAACGCGGCCCTGCATTGGGTGCCCGAGCACGCCGACCTGCTGGTCCGGTGGGCCGGCGAGCTGGCGCCCGGATCCTGGCTCGGCGTGCAGATCCCGGGCAACTTCGATACACCGTCGCATGCCACGGTGCGGACGCTGGCCCGCCGTGAGCCCTACGCAAAGATCATGCGCGACATACCTTTTCGCGTGGGGGCGGTGGTTCAGCCACCGATAAACTACGCCAACCTGCTGCTGGACGTCGGATGCAAGGTCGATGTCTGGGAAACCACCTACCTGCATCAGCTGACCGGGGAGCATCCGGTGCTGGAATGGATCACCGGCACGGCGCTGGTCCCGGTGCGCGAGCGGCTCGACGACGAGGGCTGGGAGCAGTTCCGCCGGGAGCTCATCCCGCTGCTGGACGACGCCTACCCGCCCCGGGCCGACGGGACGACCATCTTCCCCTTCCGGCGGGTGTTCATCGTCGCCGAGGTTGGGGGCGCGCGCCGTTCGAGTGCGTAACCGGCCCGGATCACTCCTCGATGCCGCGGTCGACGGCGATCGCCGCGCGGCCGCTCGGCGTCGCGTGATGAATCTGTAGATAGGTTTCGGTGTAACGCACCGCGATGCGGGAACCGGCGAACTCCGATGGTATGACGTCACCGGTGCGCTGACGCCAATCATCCAGGCGGACAGCCAGATCGGTCGCGATCGCGTCTATACCCGCGTCTATGCCTGCCTTTATGCCCGTGTCGCCCGCGAGCAAGTTGTTGGTCTCGGTGGGGTCGGCGCGCAGGTCGTAGAGCTCGCGCTGCGGGCGCGGGCGCTTGACGAACGGCGCGACGGCCAATCCCGACGGGCTTTCCTGGATGTCCCATGGCAGGTCGAGCAGCGGCCGGGGCGCGTAATTCTCGATGTAGCTGTATTCCTTGGTGCGAATCGCGCGAATCGGGTCGAACGAGTCGTGAAAGGTCTTCGTGGTGTACACGTGGTCTCTGACTGGCACGGTGTCCGGCTCGGTGTCCGGCGCAAGCAAGGCGCCCGCATGGGACACGCCGTCGACGTCGGCCGGCACGTCGAGACCCAACAGGCCGAGCAGCGTCGGCACCAAGTCGACTCCGCTGAACAGTTCGTCGTACACGCGCGGCGCCACGGCGCGGCCGGTGGGCGGGCGGATGATCATGCCGATGCCGGTTCCGGCGTCGTATAGCGTGGATTTCGCACGCGGGAACGCGGCGCCGTGATCGGTGAAGAACACCACCCAGGTGTTGGCGTCGAGCCCCGTCTCGGCCAGCGTGTCCAGCAGCCGGCCGGTTGCGGCGTCGGCCGTCGCGATCGCCCCGTAGAAGTCGGCGAGATCGCCGCGGACCTCGGGAGTGTCGGGCAGGCAGTCGGGAACGTCGACGTCCGCGGCGTCGGCCGGCTCGTAGCGGTCCCGCGGGTAGGGCCGGTGCGTCTCGAAGAACCCCGCGGTCAACAGGAACGGTTGGTCCGCGAGGCTTTCGGTGGCGTCCCGGAGCCACGCCCGGAGCCATTCGGAGGCCTGGTCCACCACGTGCTCGCAGTAGGAGTTCGACACGTCGAATTCGTCGAAGCCCAGCCGCTTCGGGTAGGACGTCTCGTGTTGCATGCCGAAAAGCGCTGAGTACCAACCGGATTCGGACAACAGTTGCGGCAGGGTCCGGACGCCGCTGCGGTATTCCCAGCCGTGGTGAGCCAGGCCGACGAGCCCGTTGGTCTGCGGGTAGCGGCCGGTGAACAGCGATCCGCGCGACGGCGAGCACAGCGGCGCCGTGGCATGGGCCCTGGTGAACAGGATACCTTCGGCGGCGAGCCGGTCCAGTCGTGGGCTGGATACATCCCGGTGGCCGTAGGCGCCGAGATATCGCCCCAGGTCGTGCCAGTGCACGATCAGCACGTTGTCTGTCATACCGTCACCTCGACCGGCGACGATACCGCAGCCGCGACGGCCGACCCCATCGGTTCTCGCTGACGAACTCCGACAGCGGTCGCGCGCAGGCCCAGCCGTCCAGCTCCAGCGCGGGCCGATCCGGAAACTCGGGCACCGGGCCCAGGCACAGGATGGCCACCGGCTCGGCGTCGACCGGCATTGCCAGCAGACCCGCCAACCGCTCCGGATCGAACAGCGAAACCCAGCCCATGCCAAGGCCTTCCGAGCGGGCCGCCAGCCACAGGTTCTGGATTGCGCACGACACCGACGCGAGATCCATCTGCGGCAGCGTCCGCCGGCCGAACACGTGCCTGTCGCGGTTGCCGCACAGCGCCACCACGAACAGCTCGGCGCACTCGAGGATGCCCTCCACCTTGAGCGCCAAAAACTCCTCGGCGCGCTCTCCCAGGGCCGCGGCGGTGAGCGGGCGCTCCTCCTCGACGAGCGCGTGAATGCGTCTGCGGAGCTCGTCGTCGGTGATCCGGATGAAGCGCCACGGCTGCATCAGCCCGACGCTGGGCGCGGCGTGCGCGGCGCACAATAACCGCGCCAGCACCTCCTCTCCCACGACGCCGCCCGGCAGGAACCGGCGCATGTCACGCCGCTCGGAGATCACCCGATAGACGGCCCGCCGCTCCTGGGGGCTGAACGCCTGATCGGTCACAGGGTTCATCGTAGGAAATCGCGCGTTAGCGTGGACCGTGCCTTCTCAGACGGCCTCGGAAGGGAGTGTTTCCGTGAAGCTTTCCGACGTACTCGACCAGCAGCCCGCCG
The nucleotide sequence above comes from Mycobacterium malmoense. Encoded proteins:
- a CDS encoding trans-aconitate 2-methyltransferase, encoding MWNPDVYLAFADHRSRPFYDLLSRVGAKGARRVVDLGCGPGHLTKYLARRWPDAVIEAMDSSPEMVAAARERGIDAVTGDLRDWKPKPDTDVVVSNAALHWVPEHADLLVRWAGELAPGSWLGVQIPGNFDTPSHATVRTLARREPYAKIMRDIPFRVGAVVQPPINYANLLLDVGCKVDVWETTYLHQLTGEHPVLEWITGTALVPVRERLDDEGWEQFRRELIPLLDDAYPPRADGTTIFPFRRVFIVAEVGGARRSSA
- the bluB gene encoding 5,6-dimethylbenzimidazole synthase, with amino-acid sequence MNPVTDQAFSPQERRAVYRVISERRDMRRFLPGGVVGEEVLARLLCAAHAAPSVGLMQPWRFIRITDDELRRRIHALVEEERPLTAAALGERAEEFLALKVEGILECAELFVVALCGNRDRHVFGRRTLPQMDLASVSCAIQNLWLAARSEGLGMGWVSLFDPERLAGLLAMPVDAEPVAILCLGPVPEFPDRPALELDGWACARPLSEFVSENRWGRPSRLRYRRRSR
- a CDS encoding sulfatase family protein; the protein is MTDNVLIVHWHDLGRYLGAYGHRDVSSPRLDRLAAEGILFTRAHATAPLCSPSRGSLFTGRYPQTNGLVGLAHHGWEYRSGVRTLPQLLSESGWYSALFGMQHETSYPKRLGFDEFDVSNSYCEHVVDQASEWLRAWLRDATESLADQPFLLTAGFFETHRPYPRDRYEPADAADVDVPDCLPDTPEVRGDLADFYGAIATADAATGRLLDTLAETGLDANTWVVFFTDHGAAFPRAKSTLYDAGTGIGMIIRPPTGRAVAPRVYDELFSGVDLVPTLLGLLGLDVPADVDGVSHAGALLAPDTEPDTVPVRDHVYTTKTFHDSFDPIRAIRTKEYSYIENYAPRPLLDLPWDIQESPSGLAVAPFVKRPRPQRELYDLRADPTETNNLLAGDTGIKAGIDAGIDAIATDLAVRLDDWRQRTGDVIPSEFAGSRIAVRYTETYLQIHHATPSGRAAIAVDRGIEE